One Novosphingobium sp. G106 DNA segment encodes these proteins:
- a CDS encoding helix-turn-helix transcriptional regulator: MTASDFDGMISLIYDASLNPEGWEPFLSAFHLKLHAYLTVIVFRHRPLGSLVLLTRAEEEGDQAFRQSYARVETANPIDYEGMETGRIYSLQEFLPNGDLWASRFFTDHLQPAGKSHLELVAIGPAEGFRAHFLWVRDDAMGPLDADERAWMQRLIPHLERGMAIFGQSKLLRLASGISTEALDQLAFGAIALDKDGRVLFCNRVAEALIAKSEDLSQQKGRLIFRRREHAQTMRQLSLSIDPDAQEKEVVLRLRNGDEMLGMLARSITPLALDKSFTTARVIIYLHALTHEVRPSAALLSKLFGLAPSEAALAILLSEGTTLREAAEQLGITENSARTYSKRIFVKTGVRRQADLVRLILSSVAMLGL, encoded by the coding sequence ATGACTGCCTCTGATTTCGATGGGATGATTTCCCTGATCTACGATGCATCGTTGAATCCCGAAGGCTGGGAACCATTCCTCAGCGCCTTCCACCTCAAACTGCATGCCTACCTGACGGTCATAGTATTCAGGCACAGGCCCCTCGGATCGCTGGTACTTCTGACCCGGGCCGAGGAGGAGGGAGATCAGGCGTTCCGCCAGTCCTACGCCAGGGTCGAGACGGCCAATCCCATAGACTACGAGGGAATGGAAACCGGTCGAATCTATTCACTGCAGGAATTCCTACCGAACGGCGACCTATGGGCTTCCCGGTTTTTCACCGATCATTTGCAACCGGCCGGGAAGAGCCACCTGGAACTGGTGGCAATCGGCCCTGCTGAGGGATTTCGCGCCCACTTTCTCTGGGTACGCGACGATGCCATGGGGCCGCTCGATGCCGATGAACGGGCGTGGATGCAGAGGCTGATTCCGCACTTGGAACGAGGCATGGCGATCTTCGGCCAATCGAAACTGCTGCGGCTCGCCAGTGGAATTTCGACAGAGGCGCTTGACCAGCTAGCTTTCGGTGCAATCGCGCTCGATAAGGACGGGCGGGTGCTGTTTTGCAACCGTGTGGCCGAAGCGCTGATCGCCAAAAGCGAAGATCTCAGCCAGCAGAAGGGCCGTTTAATTTTCCGGCGCCGCGAACATGCACAGACAATGCGTCAGCTTTCATTGAGCATCGATCCCGATGCCCAAGAAAAAGAGGTCGTCTTGCGGTTGCGCAATGGTGACGAGATGCTGGGTATGCTCGCCCGATCAATAACCCCACTGGCATTGGACAAGTCGTTTACCACGGCGCGTGTCATCATCTATCTTCACGCCCTGACCCATGAGGTGCGTCCATCGGCGGCATTGCTATCCAAGCTTTTCGGGCTTGCTCCGTCCGAAGCGGCGCTAGCAATCCTGCTCAGCGAGGGCACGACCCTGCGCGAAGCGGCCGAGCAGCTCGGGATAACGGAGAACAGCGCGCGTACCTATAGCAAGCGTATCTTCGTCAAGACAGGCGTGCGCCGCCAAGCCGATCTGGTCCGGCTGATCCTGAGCAGCGTCGCCATGCTTGGACTATGA